The Anaeromyxobacter sp. Fw109-5 genomic interval GCGCGGTGGAGGATCCGCTCGAGCTCGGCCGCTGCATCGACTCGAACGGCAACTTCGTCCAGAACACGATCCCGGGCACGAGCGAGATCATCGAGAGCGGCCGGAGCACCTACCAGTTCACCGGCAAGCTCACCTACCTGCTGAACGAGAACAACAACTTCACGCTCTCCGGGTTCGGCCTGCCGTCCACCGAGAAGCGCTACGCGATGAACGGCGCCGAGCAGCGCCGCACCATCGAGAGCACCGACAACATCTTCGACGTGATCGGCCGCTACTCCGGCAAGTTCCTCGACAAGCGGCTCATCACCGAGGTCGTCGCCGGCTGGCACGGCTCCACCTCCGTGGACGATCCGTCCTCGTTCCAGGCCAGCAACTCCGCGATCGAGTGGTACGACAACCTCCCGCTCTCCGGGTTCGAGGGTGATCGCCCCGGCGTGGACGCCGCCTGCAACACGGCGGACCCGCTCGCGAGCTGCACGGTGTTCGGCTACCTCACCGGCGGCTCCGGCTTCCTGAACGACTCGGCCGCGAACCGCCTGGCGGGCCGCGTGAACGCCACCTACCTGTTCGACGCCTTCGGCTCCCACGCCACGAAGGGCGGCCTCGACGTCGAGCGCTCCACCTACGGGATCACGAAGCGCTACGGCGGCGGCGCCTACTTCCGCGCCGTCCCCAACGCCACCGGGACGGACGCCAGCCTCCGCGTGTTCCGCGGCTACGGCGTCGTCAACAACGGCACGCCGAGCGACACCTTCGGCGTCATCGCCGAGCCGGGAGCCCTGATCGGCCCTGACGGCATCAACCAGTTCGAGAGCATCGAGACGAACTCGCAGACGACGTCCACCGCGCTCTACCTGCAGGACTCGTGGCAGCTCCCCATCCAGAACGTGACGCTGAACTACGGTCTCCGCTGGGAGATGCAGGACATGTCCAACCGGGACAACCCGGAGGACAACGGGTTCACGATCTCGAACAACTGGGCGCCGCGCGTCCAGGCGATCTGGGACTTCACCGGGAACGGCCGCGGCAAGCTGGCCGGCAGCTGGGGCCGCTTCTACTACATGATGCCGCTCGACATGGGCGACCGCGCCTTCGGCCTCGAGGACAACCTCCGCTACCGTCTGACGGCTTCGACGTGCGGTAACTGGGCCCAGTCGGGCGCCGTGGGCAACTACGCCGCGTTCGACGCGACGCAGGTCGGCCTCGGCAGGAGCACCTGCGAGATCGAGACCCGCACCGCCGCCGGCGAGACGTTCGACGCGTTCCAGTCGGGCGGCTTCACGCCGGTCGATCCGAACCTCGACGCGACCTACGTCGACCAGTTCGGCGGCCAGCTCGAGTACGAGGTGCTCTCCGACCTCTCGCTCGGCCTCGAGTACCAGGGCCGTCGCCAGGGCGCGACGATCGAGGACATGTCCTCCGACGACGGCGTCCACTACTACATCGGCAACCCGGGCACCGGCAGCCCGTTCACGATCGACGGGGTGACCTACGATCCGGTCAACGTGACCACGTTCGACGTGATGACGGGCCGCGAGGTCAACGTGAAGTTCCCCGAGCCCGAGCGCTCGTACGACGCGATCACCGTCTTCGGGCGGAAGAACTTCTCCCAGAACTGGCAGGCCTTCGCGAGCTACACCTACTCGTACCTGCGCGGTAACCTCGCCGGCCCGTACCGCGAGGAGGACGGCCAGATCGACCCGGGCATCACCTCCGAGTACGACCTCGCCTCCCTCATGGCGAACAAGCACGGTCGACTCCCCGGCGACCGTCCGCACCAGGTGAAGCTGTACGGCTCGTACACCTTCAACTTCGGGCCGCGGTTCAACCTCACCACCGGCGCGGGGTACACCGGCACCTCCGGAAACCCCGTCAACGCGCTCGGCGCCGACGGCGGCGCGGGCGACTACGGCGAGGGCCAGGCGTTCATCCTCCCGCGCGGCATGGCGGGGCGCTCGCCGTTCCTCCACAACGTCGACCTCAAGGGCTCGCTCAGCTACGTCATCACGCCGCCGTACGCGCTCCAGTTCTCGGTGGACGTGTTCAACGTCTTCAACACCGAGGAGGTCCGGCTGACGGACGAGAACTACACGTTCGACGCCGTCCAGCCGATCGTCGGCCTGAACTGCGACACGAGCGCCGGCGGCTCGAGCAACCCGGTCGCGAAGCTCCAGGCCGACTGCTCCGACGTGCGGTACCTCAAGACCGTCGACGGCCGTCCGGTGAGCGTCAACCCGAACTGGGGCAAGGCCGCCCCGGGCGTCAACTCGTTCCAGGCGCCGCTCTCGCTGCGCTTCGGCGTCGCCCTCTCGTTCTAGGCCGCGCCAGGAGACAACGACCATGAACAGCATCAGGAAACTGTGGTGGGTCGGAGCGGTGGCGATCATCGCCGCCTGCGATCCGTACGACGACGAGAACAAGGGGCCGCCCTCGATCCTCTCGGCCTTCGCCTCGAACGCCGACGAGGCGGCCGAGGGCGAGCTGGTCGACGGGTTCTGGACGATCCGCTCCTCGTCCGTCTGCGAGGGCGCGCACCTCGCGCCCCGCGGCGTCGTGCCTCGCGGCGCGTCGGCGGAGGCGTCGACGATCGCCGACATCCCGGTCGTCTACGTGAAGACCAACAAGCTCCTCGACGGGGCCTCGATCCAGGCGGATCCGCTGAGCTGCGATCCGGCCGTCCGCGACGGCGCGCCGTGGCTCAAGGTGACCCGCGTGGTGGGCGCGACGGAGACGGACGACTCGGCCAACTGGCTGAGCTGCTACAACCCGTCGTCTCCGACCTCCTCGGAGGGCGCGTCGATCATCATCTACCGCGGCGAGGACGTCTCGGGCGGCGTCGCTGGGGACGGCTGGTTCGCCGTCAGCGAGGTCGAGGGCGACGCGGCCGAGGTCGCCACCTACCGCATCGAAGGCACCGTCTTCGATCGGCAGGGCAACGCGCTCCCGGTGAACGTCGCGTTCGAGCTCGAGCCGGACGCCGGCCCGATCAAGTCCTTCCGCGCGACCGAGCTCGCCGGCTCGGGTGACGCCGTCACCGCCAACTTCGAGTTCACGCCCGGCGCCTGCGGCAGCGCGACCGAGTACGTGGTGCAGAAGGTCACGGGCAAGGACGCGGACGGCGACCCGATCTGGACGGCCCTCGAAGGCGCGACGTTCACGGTCGCGGATCCGCCCGCGACGACGTACTCCTTCACCGACACCGTCACGGCCGGCGAGGTCTACGACTACCGGATCCGCGCGACGGTTCCGGGCGTGGGCGAGGAGTTCACCGAGACCGCCGGCGAGTACACGCTCACGGCCCTCGAGATTCCCGCTGGGGCGCCGACGGCCGCCTTCCTGCCGGCCGAAGGTACGGGCACGGCTGCGAAGCCGAACCGGATCTCGGTGAACACGAGCGCGACCGCTCTCCCCGCGGGTGCCAGCGCCTTCGTGGTCCTCCGGGCCACGGAGGACGAGTCCATCGCGACGGAGGATCTGCCGGGCGCGTTCTCGGTGGTCGCTCCCGAGGTCGGCCTCGCCGGCTCGACGACCGAGGCGAAGTTCCCGTTCGAGGACACCAAGCTCAGCGGCTGCCAGCAGTACTTCTACGCGCTGGCGGTCACGGACGCCGACGGCAACGTCGGCCCCTACGGTGACCCCTCGCCCGGCGTCAAGTCGCCGGTCGCCAAGGTCGCTGCGCCGACGCTCGAGGCCGTGACCGCGGGCGGCGTGAAGGTGACGTGGAAGATCCTCCGCGGCGCCCTCACGTACGACGTGCAGCGCGCGCCGGACGCCGCTGGCGTGCCGGGCACCTATGAGACCATCGCTGCGAACGTCGCTCAGCCCGCCAATCCGGTGGATCCGACGGCGAAGGCGGTCACGACGGCGAACGTCACGGACGCGACCGCGGCGGCCGGGACGAAGTACCACTACCGCGTGAACGTCGCGACGAGCGACTCCACGCTCTGCAGCGACGTGGTCACGACGAGCACGGGCACCGCCGCCTCCATCACGCGGTAACCCGTAGTCGACTCGAACGAAAAGGGAGCCGGCCACCGTGCCGGCTCCCTTTTTTTGCGCGTGCGCGTGCCCCACGCGCGCGCGTGCCCGACCCGCGTGCCCGACCGAGAGTTCCGCGCCTCGGCCGCTACGTCCGCGCCACGCCCGCGGGGAACGAACACGCGCGCCACAGCCGCGCGGAAAGAGAAAGCCCCGGCCCGCACGCGGCGGACCGGGGCTCGTTGCTTCGTGAGGCTCGAAAGCGAGCTACTTCTGCAGCCCGGCCGCCTTGGCGACCTCTTCGGCCAGGTTCTCCTGCTTCTTCTCGAGCCCCTCGCCCAGCACGAAGCGGGCGAAGCGCCGGACCTGGATGTTCTCGCCGATCTTGGCGACCGCGTCGGTGAGGACCTCGGACATCTTCTTCTTGTCCTCCTTCACGAACGGCTGATCGAGGAGGCAGAACTGCTCGTAGAACTTCTCGAGCTTGCCCTGGGCGATCTTCTCGAGGATCGCCTCGGGCTTCTTCTGGTCGCGCATCTGCGCCTTCGCGATCTCGAGCTCCTTCGCGACGACATCGGCGGGGACCTCGTCGCGGCGCACCCACTGCGGCGCGGCGGCGGCGATCTGCATCGCGATGTCCTTCACCAGCGCCTGGAAGCCGTCAGTGCGGGCGACGAAGTCGGTCTCGCAGTTCACCTCCACGAGGACGCCGATCTTGCCGCCCATGTGGATGTAGCTCGCGACCTGGCCCTCGGTGGCGGCGCGGGAGGACTTCTTGGCGGCGGCGGCGAGGCCCTTCTTGCGGAGCACCTCCTCCGCCTTCGCGAAGTCGCCGCCGGCCTCGGCGAGCGCCTTCTTGCAGTCCATCATGCCGGCCCCGGTCTTCTCGCGGAGCTCCTTCACCATGTTCGCGTTCACTTCGGCCACGGGTCGTTCTCCTTCGTGCGTTGAAAAAGGTCGGGGGCGGACCCGCCGGGTCCGCCCCCGGAGGCTCCGGGATGCGCGGGGGCTAGCGGTTGGCGTCGCTGCCGGGCGCGGGCTGCGCCGGCGTCACCTCGCCCTTGCGGACGACCTCGACGTTCGCGCTCGCGGCGGCGCGGTCCTCGCGCGGCTCGCGGCGCTCGCGGTCACGCCCGCCTCCCCGGCGGTCGCGGCGATCGCGGCGGTCCTTCTGCCCGCGCTCGCTCGCGGCGTCACGATCCTCCTCGCCCGGACGCCGCTCCTCGCCGTGCTGCGCGGCCCAGGTGGAGTAGCGGGCGCGGCCCTCGATGCAGGCCTCGGCGATCTTGCCGGTGAAGAGGCGGATGGAGCGGATCGCGTCGTCGTTGCCGGGGATGACGTACTCGATGCCCTCGGGATCGCAGTTCGTGTCGACGACCGCGACCACCGGGATGCCGAGCCGGTTCGCCTCGTGCACCGCGATGTGCTCCTTCTTCGTGTCGATGACGAAGATCGCGGCGGGCAGGCGGCTCATCTCCTTGATGCCGCCGAGGTTCTTCTCCAGCTTCTCGCGCTCGCGCTCGAGCTGGGCGACCTCCTTCTTGGGAAGCCGCTCGTAGGTGCCATCCGCCGCCATCTTCTCGATGGTCTTCAGCCGGTCGATGCCCTGCTTCACGGTCTTGAAGTTCGTGAGCGTGCCGCCGAGCCAGCGGTTCGTGACGTGGTACTGGCCGGAGCGGGAGGCCTCCTCGCGGATGGCGTCCTGGGCCTGCTTCTTCGTGCCGACGAAGAGGACCATGCCGCCCTTCGCGACCGCATCCGAGACGAAGCGGAGCGCGCCGCGCGCGAGGCCGACGGTCTTCTGGAGGTCGATGATGTAGATGCCGTTGCGGGCGCCGAAGATGTACGGCTTCATCTTCGGGTTCCAGCGCTTCGTCTGGTGGCCGAAGTGGACGCCCGCCTCGAGGAGCTGCTTCATCGTGATGGCGGTGCCCTGCGTCGTGAGGGCGCTCGCCATCGTCTCGCCCTGGGCCTGCGCCGGGGCCGCCGCCTCGGGCGCCGGGGTCGGCGTCGGGGGAGCGATGGGGTCCTGCTGCTGCTGCTGCTGCGGCTGCTGGTTTTCCATGTGTTCTCCGGTTCGTGTCCGCCACCTCGCCGAGCTGAAGACGCGCCTTTTGACCCACGGGACGGGCGAGAAGCCGCCGTCGCCGGGAGCACCGGAGCGCGCCGATGCGGGAGGTGTGTGAATTTGCTGCGCCACGCGCCCCCTGCTGCGGGCCGCGCCACCGCGAGCCGAGTCGGCGCACGGGGGACCGTCCTCTAACACAACGAACCGCACGTCGCAAGGCGAGCGGAGGCGGGCCGTGGACGAGAAAATCCGTACGGATTCCGCGGGGTGCCGCAGGAGGACCTGCGCGCTGCGTGAAGGCTCAGCGCTGCCACCACGACAGGGTCACCACCGCGCCGTCGTACCCCCGCCAGGCGACCGGGCGGGCGGTCCCTCCGGGGCAGGCGTGGCGGGCCAAGCGCTCGCCCAGGTCGAGGCGCGTCAGGCCGCAGTCGGGGCAGCGGAAGCGATCGGCGAGCGCCGCCCGCTCTTCCCTCGACAGCGGCGCGTCGTGCGGCGCGACGGGCGCCGGCAGCCCCGCGGGACGGGCGGAGAAGAAGCCGCGCGCCCGGTACGCCTCGAGCTCGGCGATCTCGGCCCCCTCGCCTCCGCGCGCCCGGTCCTCGTCGGCGCGGGCGTGCGCGGCGCAGGTCGGGCAGGGAGGGAAGCCGAGGCTCCGCGCGCAGGCGAGCTCGACCCCATCCGCGCCCTCCCGCTCCCACTCGTCGCGCGCGTCGATCTCCACCGCAGGTACCCCCGCGGTCGCGAGCGCCACCTCCTTGGCGGCGTCCACCGCGTGCGTCACCACCACCTCGATGGCGAGGGCAGGGCGCTCCCCCGCCAGCACGAGCACGTCCGCGCGGAGCGCGCCGATCGCGCCTTCCGTGACGGCCCGATCGCCCTCGCGCGCCACCTCCCGCGGCGCGGCGCGCCGGCACGCCGGGCAGCGGGTGAGGAGCGTCACGCGCCGCCTTCCCGTGAAGGCGTCCTCGCACAGGGCTAGGAGCCGCTCCTTCGCGTCGAGGTGCAGCGCCGTCTCCGGTGCGGTGAGCGGGCAGGCCGACCCGGCCCGGTGCGCGAAGTGGGGAGCGCGGACCTTTCCGAGGTGCGGGACGAGCTCCTCCCCGCAGCCGAGGCACGTGAAGGGGGCGCGGGCGCGCCGGTCGTTCGCGTCGAGCCGCACCGCGTGGACCTTCCTGCCGTCCCGGTCGCGCGCCCAGGCGAGGAGGACGTCGCCCGCGGCCCTCGCCGCCGTCGGCCGCTCTCCGGGCGCCGTCGGCGCCGTCTCCGGCTTGCCCGGGGGCGCGCGCCGGGCGCGGGGCACCGAGGCTGGCGGACCGTGTCTCGGCTTCGAGCGGCGGCGCATTGGGGCGGAGTGTAGCGCCGTCCCCGCCCGGGATCCTGCGCCCGGGGGCCGGACCGGGTACGGCTACGCGGTCGCTCCGCGCGCCCGGACACACCGATGGCCCCGGGCGGGCGAGCCAGGAGGATTCATGGCGCTCGAGGTGGGCAAGAAGGCCCCGCAGTTCGCGCTGCCCGACGAGGACGAGAACGAGGTGAAGCTCTCGGACTTCGCGGGGAAGCGCGTGGTCGTGTTCTTCTTCCCCAAGGCCGACACGCCCGGCTGAACGCGGGAGGCCTGCGACTTCCGGGACGAAGTCGACGCGTTCAAGAGGAAAAAGGTGGCGGTGGTGGGGATCTCCAAGGACAAGCCCGCCGCGCAGAAGAAGTTCAAGGAGAAGTACGACCTGCCGTTCCCGCTCCTCTCCGACCCCGACGCCGAGGTGCAGCAGGCCTGGGGCGTCTGGAAGGAAAAGAGCATGTACGGCAAGACGACCATGGGCACCGAGCGGACGACCGTGATCGTCGGTCCGGACGGCAAGGTCGAGCACGTCTTCCCCAAGGTGAAGGTGGAGGGCCACGTGGCGCAGGTGCTCGAGAGCCTGTAAGGTCGCGCGCCCGCCGGCTCCGCGCCGGCGGGCCCTCCCCATGCCGCGCAAACCGCTCCGACCCCGCCCGAACCGAAACGACCTCGTGGACCCGCTGGTGCTCGAGGTCCACGGCCTCGTGCGCGACCAGGGCTGGCTCGCGGATCGCGCCCTCGAGCGCGCGCTCCGGCGCGAGCCGAAGCCCTGGGCCTCCGAGCGGCGCGCGGTAGCCGAGTCGGTCTACGGGCTCATCCGCTGGCAGGGGCTGCTCGACTTCCTGCTCGGCGGGAAGCCCGACCTCGCGACGCGCTACGCCGCCTGGCTCGTGCGGTTCGAGGGCGTCCCGGTGGCGGACGCTGCGCGGCGGCTCGCGGTCCCACCGGCCGCGCTCGCGGGGCTCGCGAGCGCGGAGGCGCGGCTCGCCGCGGTGACCGAGCCGGTGGAGCGGCTCTCCCTCGAGGCGTCCCTGCCGAGCTGGATCGCGGAGCGCTTCGTCCGCGAGCTCGGGGAGGTCGAGGCGCGCACGCTCGCGGCGGCGATGAACGCGCGTGCGCCGCTCACGGTCCGCGCGAACCTGCTGAAGATCGATCGCGAGGAGCTGCGCGGAAAGCTCGGCTCGGAGGGCATGGCGTCGGAGCCGACGCGCTTCTCGCCGTGGGGGCTCGTCCTCGACGGCCACCAGAACGCCTTCGCCCTCGGCTCGTTCCGCGACGGGCTGTTCGAGATCCAGGACGAGGGCAGCCAGCTCATCGCCCTCGCCTGCGGCGCGCGGCCCGGCAAGACGGTGGTGGACGCCTGCGCCGGCGCCGGGGGCAAGTCGCTCGCGCTCGCGATGGAGATGCGGAACAAGGGCTCGCTCCACGCGCTCGACACGGACGAGGGGCGCCTCGACGACGCCAAGAAGCGCGCCCGCCGCGCCGGCGTGCACAACCTCCGCGCGCGCGTCATCGCCGCCGGGGCCGAGGCCGAGGCGCAGCTCGCGGACCTCGCCGGGCAGGCCGACGTCGTGCTCGTGGACGCCCCGTGCAGCGGCCTCGGCACGCTGCGCCGCAAGCCCGACGCGCGCTGGCGGCTCACCCCGGAGGACCCCGAGCGCTTCGCGGGGATCCAGCGCACGCTGGTCCGGCGCTTCGCGGCGCTGCTCCGGCCGGGCGGCCGGCTCGTGTACGCCACCTGCTCCGTCGGCAAGACCGAGAACGGCGACATCGCGGACTACGCCGAGCGGGAGGTCGGCCTCGCGCCGGTGCCGCTCGCGCCGCTCCTCGGGGAGGAGCGGGCGAAGGCCCTGGGAGTGGACGGCGCTCGCCTCGAGCTCTTCCCGCACCGGCACGGGACGGACGGGTTCTTCGTGGCGGCGTTCGAGAAGAGGAAGTAGGCGTGCCCGAGCTCCCCGAGGTCGAGATCGCGGCCCGCAACCTGCGGCGCTGGACGATGGGCCGGCGCATCGAGCGGATCGAGCCCGACCCGAAGGCGCGCTACGTCTTCCGCCCGGCGACGCCCACCGCCTTCGCGCGCGGCCTCGAGGGGGCGCGCTTCGGCCCGATCCGCCGCATCGGCAAGCACCTCCTCGTCTCGATGAAGAAGGACGGCGCGCCGGTCGGGCTCCTCGCCCACCTCGGCATGACCGGCAAGTGGCTCCGCCGCGAGGGGGACGCCGCGCCGTCCCGCTTCTCGCGCGCGCGCTTCCACCTCGACGACGGCGCGGTGCTGCACTTCGACGACATGCGGCTCTTCGGCCGGCTCCGGGTCGTGCCCGGCGCACGCTTCGAGGAGGTCCGGGAGATCGCCGAGCTGGGTCCCGATCCCCTGGAGCAGGGCATCGACCTCGACCGGCTCGCGGAGGCGCTCGGGCGCTCGAGGCTGGCGGTGAAGGTCCGCATCATGGACCAGGCGCTCCTCCCCGGTGTCGGCAACATCGTCGCGAGCGAGTCGCTCTTCCTCGCGAAGATCGACCCGCGCCGCCAGGCCCGCTCGCTCACGCCCGCCGAGGTCCGCAAGCTCGCCGACGGAATCCTCGCGACGGTGAAGGAGACCATCGCGCGCGAGGACAGCCCCGAGATCAGCTACGTCGAGGAGCCCGGGTCGGAGAACCCGTTCCTCGTGTACGCGCGCGAGGGCGAGAGGTGCCCGCGCTGCCGGCGGGCGGAGATCGTCCGCGTCGTCCAGGCGCAGCGCTCGACGTACTACTGTCCGCGCTGTCAGCGGTGAGGCGTACGCACCGCGGCGGCCGGTCGGGACGGTATGCGCCATCCTGGCCGGTGTGCGCCAGCGGCCGCGGTGGTGTACGGTCAGTGCGCCTGCTAGGCTCGGGCCGAGTGAAGGTTCACCAGGACTGACTGGCAGGAGAGCCCCTGAACCCTCCTGCAGAGGAGTGCCATGGCCCTTCCGTTCGCGCGCGAGAGCAGTCCCGAGGCGCGAGCCGCGCCGGAGGCTGCGCTCGCTGCGGCGCCCGACGGGCAACCTCGAAGATTCGACGGATGGCCAGGGGGCGCGGGCTTGAGCGTATCAGCGGTCTGCGCGGCACTGGTCGCGCTGACGGTGCATGCCGATGTGGACGCCGAGTGGCGTCTCCATGCTCGGAAATGGGTCGACGCAGACAAGGTGCTGTGCGGGATCGGCGAGACTTCCGACGACGTGCCCGCTCACTTGGGGCGCCGGGAAGAGGCCGGAAAGGAATTGCGAGCTGCGCGACCGTCCAATCGCGACGTCGAAGCCGCACTCCGCGGCTCGTCGCGGCCTGACCGGCTGCTCGCGAGCGCCGCGATCGCGGTGATCGGCGATGCATCGGATGCGCAGGTGGACGGGCTCACGCGCCAGGTGCAGGACCCCGATCCGTACGCGCGCTTGCTGGCGGTGCGTGCGTTGCGGAGCGCTTCGGCCGAGCAGGTCGGGAAGCGCGCGACGGCGCTGGTGGCTGCGCTCGTGCGCGAGCAGAACGGGGCCGTGCTGCTGGAGGCCATTCCGCTGCTCGAAGGGATGGATTCATCGGACGCGACGCCGGTGTTCGGACACATGTTCGAGCTGCCGGATGATGGGCTGCATGCGTACGCGTACGCGATGCTCGAGCGTCTGGGTCGACCGTCGCTCGAGAGCGTGGAGCGCTACGTCGAGCAGCGGGGGAGTGCGCCGGCACGGGATGCGCTGCGCGGGAGTGATTGGTTGCGGGCAGCGAACCAATATGTGGATTCGTACAGGTCGTATTACTTGGGCGGGCACAATGGGATGGACGACTTCGGCGCGCTGAAGTCCGCAGGCGAACGACTCGCACGCCGCGTTCCACGCGAGTCCGTCCTCAGGGAGGCGCTCTTCCATCACGACGCGCTGAAGCGCGCTGCCGCTCTGGCGGCCCTGTCCGTCGCGAGATCTACGAACGGCGATCTGGTCCCCCGTCTCATCCATCTGATGAGGCACGAGCGAGATCCCGTCATGCGTGGCTTTGCAGCGGACGCGCTCAGGGCCGCGCCCGAGGATGTCGTGCGGAAGAACGCGAGAGGCGTCATCGAGGCGCTCTCGGACGAGTCGGACGTTCACGTCGTGGTCGCAGAATCGTTCCTGGCGATGCGGCTCGACCCCGAGGCGGCGGTCGAGGCCATCGCGATGCTGTCCATCCGTGGAGACAACACGCTCAGGCGAGTGCTGCACGCTCAACTTCACAACATCGGAGGCCCCCCTGCCGTCGAGCGAGCCGCCCAGATGCTCGGGCGGCTCGGGAAGACGGAGGCCGCGGCCGAGCTGAGGGAGATCGAGAAGGAGCGGGAGGAACGGGACCGAGCCAAGAGACGCGGAGACTAGTGTGCCGGCCGCAGGGGCTAAATGGGCTGCAACGGCCGCCGTTGTTCAGGTGCTGTGCGGGTGCTTCGGCCCGTGCGATGCCAAGGTGCTGTAAGAGGCAGTCGCGCCCTCGGGTCAGCGTCGTGCGGTCGTGTTTCGGAGAAGTTGGGCTGTTGTTGGAGGCCCCGAGGCCCCGAGGCCCGGACCAGTTCCTGGATGCGCTGGTGGCGCGCGCAATCAACGCGTCGTTGGGCCGGTGGGAAGCGTTCTGGGCGCCCAACAGCTACAGCGCCGTGGCGTGAACGTCGCCAGTGTTCGAACGGAGCGAACGTGTCGCGTCTGTGACGAGTACGTCATGTGGCGTGCGGTTCTGTCGTCAGGGGCTTGGTGGAATGTGCTGTACAGGCTCGATGCCTGCCCAAACTGCGGAGCGCGCGACGATACCGAAAGGCTCGTGTGAAGGCTGTCATGGCTAACGGGCGGGCTGTGCCCTACCGAAAGCTCACGGCCAGGTGACAAGACAGCATCGGGCGAGAAGGGCGCTCCGTCTCAAATGGCGCGCTCGACCGGCCAGCTTCCCACGGTTCCCGCCCCGCCGCCTGGTGGCGTACACTCCGCCTCGATGCGCCCCGAAGACCTCGCCCGGATGTCCGTGGCCGAGCTGCGCGAGCGGTTCCTCGATCGCAACCGCGCCCTCTCGCCCGAGTGCGAGGCGGCCCTCACGACGGACCCGCGGGCGGGCGCGCGCGAGGTGCTCCGGCTGATCCTGAAGCGCCGGCACGCCAACCGGGCGGAAGGACAGCGCCTTCGGCATCTGCTCCGGTACGAGGG includes:
- the mutM gene encoding bifunctional DNA-formamidopyrimidine glycosylase/DNA-(apurinic or apyrimidinic site) lyase, translated to MPELPEVEIAARNLRRWTMGRRIERIEPDPKARYVFRPATPTAFARGLEGARFGPIRRIGKHLLVSMKKDGAPVGLLAHLGMTGKWLRREGDAAPSRFSRARFHLDDGAVLHFDDMRLFGRLRVVPGARFEEVREIAELGPDPLEQGIDLDRLAEALGRSRLAVKVRIMDQALLPGVGNIVASESLFLAKIDPRRQARSLTPAEVRKLADGILATVKETIAREDSPEISYVEEPGSENPFLVYAREGERCPRCRRAEIVRVVQAQRSTYYCPRCQR
- a CDS encoding TonB-dependent receptor, which codes for MRKKLLRFLRLAPLALLFASTASAQTTGTILGVVTDASTGKPVAGAVIIATSPSLQGEQTAVTDNNGSFRLPQLPPGDYKLAVQLDGYKPAERSDITVRLDKTIRANLAVVPEAVQMEEQVVRTGAAPVINIGAAESGAVISREFVASVPVGRTVEAVSATVPTASVDQYGVGFAGSQSPENAYILDGMNVTDPVYGTFGGNPTAQNPQTTLITNFIQEVDVKTGGFMPEYGRATGGVLNMVAKSGSNEFHGSVFGNLTPRFLFQPTGRTAGAAGEAVAWRFKPDEGSYDLDLGFEIGGPIQKDKLWFYAGFAPVITKRNTERFLRSNVLGDVGTGNCAVEDPLELGRCIDSNGNFVQNTIPGTSEIIESGRSTYQFTGKLTYLLNENNNFTLSGFGLPSTEKRYAMNGAEQRRTIESTDNIFDVIGRYSGKFLDKRLITEVVAGWHGSTSVDDPSSFQASNSAIEWYDNLPLSGFEGDRPGVDAACNTADPLASCTVFGYLTGGSGFLNDSAANRLAGRVNATYLFDAFGSHATKGGLDVERSTYGITKRYGGGAYFRAVPNATGTDASLRVFRGYGVVNNGTPSDTFGVIAEPGALIGPDGINQFESIETNSQTTSTALYLQDSWQLPIQNVTLNYGLRWEMQDMSNRDNPEDNGFTISNNWAPRVQAIWDFTGNGRGKLAGSWGRFYYMMPLDMGDRAFGLEDNLRYRLTASTCGNWAQSGAVGNYAAFDATQVGLGRSTCEIETRTAAGETFDAFQSGGFTPVDPNLDATYVDQFGGQLEYEVLSDLSLGLEYQGRRQGATIEDMSSDDGVHYYIGNPGTGSPFTIDGVTYDPVNVTTFDVMTGREVNVKFPEPERSYDAITVFGRKNFSQNWQAFASYTYSYLRGNLAGPYREEDGQIDPGITSEYDLASLMANKHGRLPGDRPHQVKLYGSYTFNFGPRFNLTTGAGYTGTSGNPVNALGADGGAGDYGEGQAFILPRGMAGRSPFLHNVDLKGSLSYVITPPYALQFSVDVFNVFNTEEVRLTDENYTFDAVQPIVGLNCDTSAGGSSNPVAKLQADCSDVRYLKTVDGRPVSVNPNWGKAAPGVNSFQAPLSLRFGVALSF
- the bcp gene encoding thioredoxin-dependent thiol peroxidase gives rise to the protein MALEVGKKAPQFALPDEDENEVKLSDFAGKRVVVFFFPKADTPGUTREACDFRDEVDAFKRKKVAVVGISKDKPAAQKKFKEKYDLPFPLLSDPDAEVQQAWGVWKEKSMYGKTTMGTERTTVIVGPDGKVEHVFPKVKVEGHVAQVLESL
- the rpsB gene encoding 30S ribosomal protein S2 — encoded protein: MASALTTQGTAITMKQLLEAGVHFGHQTKRWNPKMKPYIFGARNGIYIIDLQKTVGLARGALRFVSDAVAKGGMVLFVGTKKQAQDAIREEASRSGQYHVTNRWLGGTLTNFKTVKQGIDRLKTIEKMAADGTYERLPKKEVAQLEREREKLEKNLGGIKEMSRLPAAIFVIDTKKEHIAVHEANRLGIPVVAVVDTNCDPEGIEYVIPGNDDAIRSIRLFTGKIAEACIEGRARYSTWAAQHGEERRPGEEDRDAASERGQKDRRDRRDRRGGGRDRERREPREDRAAASANVEVVRKGEVTPAQPAPGSDANR
- a CDS encoding competence protein CoiA family protein; protein product: MRRRSKPRHGPPASVPRARRAPPGKPETAPTAPGERPTAARAAGDVLLAWARDRDGRKVHAVRLDANDRRARAPFTCLGCGEELVPHLGKVRAPHFAHRAGSACPLTAPETALHLDAKERLLALCEDAFTGRRRVTLLTRCPACRRAAPREVAREGDRAVTEGAIGALRADVLVLAGERPALAIEVVVTHAVDAAKEVALATAGVPAVEIDARDEWEREGADGVELACARSLGFPPCPTCAAHARADEDRARGGEGAEIAELEAYRARGFFSARPAGLPAPVAPHDAPLSREERAALADRFRCPDCGLTRLDLGERLARHACPGGTARPVAWRGYDGAVVTLSWWQR
- the tsf gene encoding translation elongation factor Ts codes for the protein MAEVNANMVKELREKTGAGMMDCKKALAEAGGDFAKAEEVLRKKGLAAAAKKSSRAATEGQVASYIHMGGKIGVLVEVNCETDFVARTDGFQALVKDIAMQIAAAAPQWVRRDEVPADVVAKELEIAKAQMRDQKKPEAILEKIAQGKLEKFYEQFCLLDQPFVKEDKKKMSEVLTDAVAKIGENIQVRRFARFVLGEGLEKKQENLAEEVAKAAGLQK
- a CDS encoding RsmB/NOP family class I SAM-dependent RNA methyltransferase — translated: MPRKPLRPRPNRNDLVDPLVLEVHGLVRDQGWLADRALERALRREPKPWASERRAVAESVYGLIRWQGLLDFLLGGKPDLATRYAAWLVRFEGVPVADAARRLAVPPAALAGLASAEARLAAVTEPVERLSLEASLPSWIAERFVRELGEVEARTLAAAMNARAPLTVRANLLKIDREELRGKLGSEGMASEPTRFSPWGLVLDGHQNAFALGSFRDGLFEIQDEGSQLIALACGARPGKTVVDACAGAGGKSLALAMEMRNKGSLHALDTDEGRLDDAKKRARRAGVHNLRARVIAAGAEAEAQLADLAGQADVVLVDAPCSGLGTLRRKPDARWRLTPEDPERFAGIQRTLVRRFAALLRPGGRLVYATCSVGKTENGDIADYAEREVGLAPVPLAPLLGEERAKALGVDGARLELFPHRHGTDGFFVAAFEKRK